The following nucleotide sequence is from Pseudomonas sessilinigenes.
AAACGCTATTAGCGGCATTCGGCATTGGTCGCGCGATCAGACCTAAGGCCTTGAAATAACGTGATCTGTAGCCCAGGGCAGACGGCCACAGGAGCATCACCAGAGTGGAGAAAACACCTGCTTGGCGCCTCCTCCCCCACCTCGACAGACGAAGAAGCGGACCTAGACTCTCACTCGGTTTAGCCCACTGAATCATGCCCCATACGCAAAGGACATGCTGGCGGCGGCCCTGCTGTTGCCGGTGGCCACTTTGAACAGTCCCCCGGCCTTTACTAGCGCCTCGGTACAGGGCAACGCCCGGGTCGACCTGACCCTGCGTGCCTTCAGTGCCAATGATCGCAACTGGCATTGGGCACGATGGCATCGGACAACCGGCCAGCGCTGCTCAGCATTGAGCCCCTTGGGGTATCGGCCAGCAAGGTTCCACCGGAACAAGGAGGTACATGAGGCACAAACCTAGCGCGCACTGTTGATGAAGATGACCAGTTCAAATCAAACATATTGGAGTACACCTTATGAACGGACACACCAATCCCTCCTTTGACGAAGCCATGCCACTGGGGGCGTCTGATGCGCAATTCATCAATGACCTGCACGAGCTACTGGAGCGCCACGGCAACCTGGATCGCTTTGGACTCTGCCTGCTGCACGATCACTTTGCGGTCGCCGAGGACGAGATTCTCCTCGAGTGCAACGACCATGATGCCCGCACCCTGCATTTGGACGTGGTCAAGCGCGGCTCGCTGCCGGAAAGCAAATTCACCAGCTGGCGCATCGGTGGCCCCCGGGCCGAGGCCCTGACGGCTTGCGCCATGGACAAATGCAAAGTCGAAGCCCTCACCGCGTGCGCCATGGACAAATGCAAGGTCGAAGCCCTGACCGCGTGCGCCATGGACAAGTGCAAAGTCGAAGCCCTCACCGCCTGTGCCATGGATAAATGCAAGGTCGAAGCCCTGACCGCCTGCGCCATGGATAAATGCAAGGTCGAAGCCCTGACCGCTTGTGCCATGGACAAGTGCAAGTAGCCCAGGGTCCTGCCGATGGCCTGTGGCGGGCACGGGAGGCCGATCGGCTGCCGTGCTCGTCCTGGCTCGCGCAGTTTTATAGGCGACGCCATGGCGTCTTGCTCGGGTCCGGCACCGCGGCGCTGGAACTGGCACTGCGCCAATTGGGTGCCGCCACCACCTGGCGGGTCGCGGTTCCCGCGGCCACCTGCCATCAGGTGGTCGCCGCCGTTCTCAATGTCGGCGCAGTGCCAGTAATTATCGAGAACGCCGCCGAACTGTTGCTCAGCCGCGAGGCCCTGGCCCCCCACGTCAATGGCCTGGACGCGGTCATTGCGGTCCACCAATACGGCTTGCCCTGTGACATCCCGGCCTTGCGCCGATTACTGGGCGAGCAGCTACCAATCATCGAAGACAGTGCCGGGGCCTGGGACCTCGACCGCCCCGGCGCCTCGCGGGTGATCACCTCCCTTGGCCATGGCAAGGCGCTGGACATTGGCGGCGGTGGCGCGCTGTTCGGTGACACACCGGTGGATGGCGATATCGACGTCTGGTCGCCGGGCCAGCGAGCCCGCGCTTTTCCAGCGTCGAGCCCAGCCTTGTCGATTCATGCCTTGCCGGCGTTGATGCCCGCCATCGCACGGGCCCAGGCCCGCAGCCAGCGACTGCGGCAGCAAATGCCCGGGCTGCTCGCGCGCTTGCGCGATTACGGCCTGGAACCCTGGGCCGTGGAAGGATCACCGACGCTCAACGGGCAGTTCATCCCGATCCGCACCCGTGAGCTGCCGCTGTTCGAACGCCTGCGCTACAGCCCCCATGCTGACGCCCTGGGAGTCTGTGCCCCGGCCTCGGCCGCGCTGCGCGAGCTGCCCATGCTGCGCAACCGGGGCGAGGTGGCCCAGGGACCGCAAACCAGCCTGGAGCTTCACCGCAACTGGGTCCTGCTGGACCCCCTTGCCGCCCTCGATCACCCCGGGCACCTTGATGCCTGGGCCGGAGACTCTCGATGAACAGTCCCGTCGCATTTGAACCATCCCACGACCTGGACCAGCCCTTCGCTGGCGGCCCCCGGGTGCGCCAGCTGGCCGACTACGCCGGCAGTGGCCAGGCGCTGGAGGCAGAACAGGTGCTCGGGGTGGCCAATGCGCGCGTAGTGTTCGCCAACTACCCGGCCATTCGCGCCGATTTTGACGCCCTCTGGGAGCCCGTTACGGGCCTTTCCCAGCACGCCGCCATCGACCGCTGGCTGCTACACAACGCCGCTTATGTCTCCACTAGCCAAGCGTCGGCGCAAGGCATCAACACGCCAATCGCCCTCGACAATCGACAAGTCACGGCCTGGCGCCCGCCTCGCTATGGCCGGGCCGCGGTGCTGTGCGTGCCGGGCAGCGAACAGGTGCTGTTCGACATCAAGGGCATCGGCGTACCGCCGGACGAAGCCCCCGTGCTGCCTAACTCCAACGGTTTGTTGACGCTGGCCGAAGCGGTGCACGAGGTGCTGATGGAACACCTGGTGTTCGCCGCCATGAAGCATGCCGGTGGCGCAATCACACCGCTGCCGGCCTATGCCCTGATCGACCTGGGCTTCGACGCCTTGTGGCATGACGGGCGTCCGCCGGAGCCAGCGGTGCTGCTACTGCGCCGCCCCTGCACCCGCCCGCGGTGCCAATGGCAACGCTACTGGCAAGGCGCCGAACTGGCCGGGGCGCTGATGCAGGCCGAACTGCTGCTGCGGCGTTATGGCTTGACCGCCAGCAGCTGTGGCGCCGTGCGTTTCCTGGTTTGCCGGGAGAACGGCGAGGTGCAGGTACGACGCGATGACCAAGCGCTGCCGGTCAGTGACCAGGTGGCCCAAACGCTACAACGCCTGCTGGCGGATAACGGGGATAGGCCCCTGCTGATCGATGGCGTCAACGTGCAACTGGCCGGGCCGTCCAGCACCGCGCCATTGCAATTGCAGGTGATGGACTTCGGTCGCTATCGGTTTGCCGAACATTTCGCGCATCACTTGTATGCCTGGATCGACGCCGACTACCAGAACCTCAACGGCTTGTACCTGGCCCCGGACGACTCGCGCTACATCCAGCCCGACCCACGCGTGAGCCTGGCAAGGAGCGCCGAGGGGCCGTGCTTTGCCGAACTGCAACGCCAGGTCGCCAGCTTCCGCCAGGACGGCGAACCCCAGCGCCTGTGCCAGGCGTTGCGCGCCACCCTGGAAGAAGCCTGCCGCCCTTTGCGCAACCAGACGCCAGCCTGCCCCTGATGCAGCAGCGTCCGTCCCGGGACGGTGCATCAGCCATGATGCCTGCTCAAAGCGTCATCCCGTTGATTTCAATCGTGAACCTGACAGCCATTTGACCACTGTCATTGTCGAATCGGCTGTATCCTGCCGATACTCGGACCTGCCATTCACCGGCGTCTACACTCGATGGCAATGCGCTGTAGGGCGTTCCCCTGGGCCATTGCTGATCATCATGGATACTTGAGAAGGACACTCAAATGGTACGTGCCGTCACTATTCTCACCGAGAATTTCTCCGACTGGGAACCCGCGCTCATCAACTCCACCGGTCGGGCCTACTATGGTTTCGACACTCGCTTCGCGGCCCCCGGCGGTAAGCAACTGACCTCATCCGGCGGAATGATCATCGTCCCGAACCTGGCCATCGAAGCGATCGATCTGGAAGAGGTGGACTTGCTGATCGTGACCGGAGGCCCTATTTGGAAAACCGACCAGGCACCTGAGATCGAGGCACTGGTACGCTCGGCCCATGCCAAGAAGATCGTGGTGGCGGGCATCTGCGATGGCACCCGGGTCCTGGCCCAGGCGGGAGTGCTGGATCACCTGCAACATACCTCCAACTCTGCCGAGAACCTGAAGCAGGTGCATTACCGCGGGGCTGACTATTACGAGGACGTCCCCTATGCCGTTGCCGACCATGGGGTGGTCACTGCCCCTGGCAGCGCGCCTGTCAGCTTCATGGCGCAAATTCTTAACACCTTGGGCCTGAACGACCAGAAACTCGATGCCTACCTGGCCATGCACGCCGCGGAACACATTCACTGCTGAAGAGCTTCAGCGCCCGCCTCGGATTTCCCCCGCTTCTGGTGCTACGGCCTGTTATCTGGCTGTAACACTAGAAGCATTGATTCATTCCCCCGCTACTGCCCTTGATGCTCGCTGCAGATTTTTTCGGTGGCAAAACCGCGAGCTAGAGCGTCCTGATAATTTTTTTTTACAAACAGGAAAAAACTTACTTGCGCTTACGACATTACCTACTAAGGTTTTCCCTCGTGACATGTAGGGGTTTACCCTAGGCTCCATCAGGATGAGCTTGGAGCCGTGTCAAAGGATGCTTTATTTAGATCGCCTCAACGGCGACATTTTTCCTACCCGAGCTAAGGAATGGCTTAATGTATTTGTTTGCCGATATTGTTGTCCGGAACCTGCCAGCCCCCCTTGCAACCTTTGTCCTCAGCACCTGCGCCCATGAGCGGCTAACCGCAGTAAACGCCCCCCTCCCCCTCGGAACCCTGCCCGACATTCCGTCAGGCTCCCTCCTTTGCGCGCGCCTCAGAAACTGATCGGCCCGCTCGAGACCCCTTAAAAACCGACGCATTCCTACGACATGAGCGATTGAGACTGTCGTAGATGAACTGTGCGTGCCCAATGACTTTCCTGCTGGTCGGGAGGAGCGTGGGCATCTGCAAATGCGCTCGCCATTGGATCGAAACCGCCGCCGGATAACCCCTGCGCGCCGAGAATCGAACATGTCAAAAGTAACAGCTACAGGCTCGTTCAATGAGCCGCTTGAACCATCAGGCATGGTGCAAGCCCTGGCCGATGCCAGGTTCAGCGTCGAGGCCAAGGCCATGGTTGCCCAGGGCCTCTACACCGGACTTGCCCAGGAAGTTTCCACGGTCATCCCGCTCAAGGACGCCGTACTACCGGACCTGGAACCCTTGCGCCAACTACTGAACGCCGGCTGGGGCGAAGAACTGGGCCGTTACCTCAAGGTGCTCGAGGTTTGCGGGAACAGCGCTGATGAGGCCCTGCGTAAAGTCCAGATAGCTGTCAGATCCGGCACTGCGCTGTTTGCCGCCGGCCACCTCGCCACTGACAGCGGAACACAGTGTTTCCTGTCGATCCATCATGGCCTGGCCGATGAACACAGCCTGCAGATCCTGGCGCGCCTGCTGCAAGCCGAGGACAGCGATTCGGCCCTGGCACAGATGCGCCAGGGGCATGGATTCTACGAGGCCTATGTCCAGGCCCAGGCCCGGCCCGAACAGACTGCCCCTGGAGGTTCCATCCCGATGGCGCCACCGATGACACCTGTGCGCCTGCTGCAAACCGGACGCCTGGCCTTCGACGCCCAAAGGCCGCGCATGAGCCTGCAACGCACCCTGGACGTTGCCGCCAGCAATGCCGACAAGCACCCCATGGCGACCCTGCTGGCCTGTCTGCAACGGGCTGGAGTCATCGCCGAGGGCAACACCCTGTGTTCCTCCCGTGACTGGCGCCCAGCCCAGCAACAAGACGCCATCGGCATGATGACCGGCCTGGTCCCGCTCTCGCTCGAGCCTCTTCAAGCACCGTTGTTCCCCGGGCAAACCAGCCTTGAGGCCCGTGCTCGCCGCTGCCCAGCCGCACGCCAGGCACTGGATTGCTGCCGCACCAGCGAGCTGTTCATCAATGGCGCGGCCAAGCGCGGCATCCCGGCCTCCCAGGTGATGAGTGCCACGTTCCCGGTGGGCATCGAAATACGGCGCACGGGGCCTGCGCAGTGGTTCCTGGAGATCGAAGGGCCGTTCTGCGACGCCGCTGGCGCCACCAACCTGATCAATGAACTCGCTGATGTACTTATGGATAGGAGTGAATGGAATGACTGAAAACATCCAGTTCGATGAACAAATCCTCGCCGATGAAGTGGCTCGCGTCTCTGCCATTTTCGCCGAGGTGCTCAAGCTGCCCCATGTGGGCCAGGCAGACAATTTCTTCAACCTCGGCGGCGACTCCTTCGACGCGATCCGGGTGATGTCGCGCTTGTCTTGCAACCTGCCCATCGTGACGCTTTTCGAGCATCCGACGGCTACCGACCTGGCCCGGCGCATCCTCAGCGAAGCTACTCGACAAGCCGCGCGCCTGGTGTGTTTTGGCGATGCCCAGGCCGCAGCCGGAGCGACCGCCGTGGTTGCCGTGCCTTTCGGCGGCGGCGATGCCACGGCCTATCGCAACCTGTTCCAGGGCCAGCAGGAGGTACAGGTCTTCGGTGTGGATTTCGGTGACTTCGAAGTCGAGGATGCCTCGGACTTCCATGCCCTGCTCGATACCCTGGCCACTCAGATCGAAGGCATTGGTGCCAAGCGACTGGTGATCTATGGCCATTGCGCCGGGGCAGCCACTGCCGCGTGCCTGGCCTCCAGCATGGCTGACAGCCACAAGGGATTGTCACTGGTCGTGGCCGCCTCGCGCCCGGTGCTGGATGCAGACGCGGCGATACGCGCCGCCGAAGTCACGTCCGACCAGACCTGGACCGATTACCTGCGTTCGCTGGGCGCCTTTACCGGGCTGTTGGACACCCAGGTCGAGAGCATGCTGGCACGCGGACGCAGGGACCACCTGGTCGCCTGCGAAGCCTATCGCTACCTGGCGCAGTACCCGGCACGCGACGTACCGGCACTGGTGCTGCTGGGGGATCAAGACCCGGCCACCGCCGAACCCGAAACCGTGCTGGAACACTGGAGCCAGTTCATCGACGTCACCCAAGCCGCCACCCTGGCCGGTGGCGGGCATTACTTCGTACGCACCCACGCGCACGAAGTCGAGGAAACCGTGCTGGCGTTCGCAGCACACAACACCAATGGAAGGGATAGCAAGCAATGACAGTCAATCATCAACCACTTCTCACCCAAGCCGATCTGCTCAAGCGTGGCTTGGCCGACCTGCAGGAACATGACGCCGAACTGGCGCAGATCCTCGATGCCGAGGTCGCTCGCCAGCAGCGTACCCTGTCGCTGGTCGCCTCTTGCTGCGCAGTCAAGCCGCGCACCTTGGCAGCTTCGTCCTCCGTGCTGGTCAACGTCACCGCCGAAGGCGTGCCCGGACGCCGCTATCACGCAGGCTGCGAGAACGTGGACCTGGTCGAGTCCCTGGCGATCCAACGTGCCCGGCAACTGTTCGGTGCGCAATATGCCGGCGTCCAGTCGCACTCGGCCTCCAGCGCCAACTATTCAGTCCTCGCCGCCCTCCTGGAGCCAGGCGACACGCTGCTGGGCATGGCCCTGGACAACGGCGGCCACCTGACCCATGGCAGCCCCGTGACCTTCTCGGGCACCTATTACAACGCCATCGGCTACGGCACCACCAAGGAAGGCCTGATCGACTACGACGAAGTCCGCAGGCTGGCCCTGGAGCATCGGCCACGCCTGATCATCTGCGGCGCCACGGCCTACTCCAGGGTCGTGGATTTCGATCGTTTCCGGCGGATCGCCGATGAAGCCGGTGCCATCCTGATGGCCGACATCTCGCACATCGCCGGCCTGGTGGCGACCGGACGCCACCCAAGCCCGATCGACGCCGCGCACGTCACCACCACCTGCACCCACAAGCAACTCGCCGGTCCCCGTGGCGGCCTGATCCTCTCGGGCCGCGACGCCAATGAAAAGGTCCCGGGCCGCGACGTGACCTTCGCCCGAGTGCTTGAGCTGGCAGTGTTCCCCAGGATGCAAGGCGCACCGGCGGTCAACATGATGGCCGCCAAGGCCGCAGCGCTGGGTTACGCCATGACCCCCGAGTTCGATGCCGAGATGCAACGCATCCGCGACGCGGCCGACGTGATGGCCAGCGAGTTCCAGGCCCGGGATTATGAAGTGGTGGGCGGACGCAGCGAAAACCACACCATCCTGATTCGCCTGCGCGCCAACATGACCGGCGCGATTGCCGAGGCCGCGCTGGAGCACTGCGGCATCGTCGTCAACAAGAACCGTATCCCCGGGGAGACACGTTCTTCCTTCGTCACCAGCGGCCTGCGCATCGGCACCGGGGCCCTGGCCCAACGTCATATCGACGCGCAGGGCTGCCGGCAGATCGTTGACCTGCTCTGCCGGATCCTCGACCAGGTGACCCCACAGGGCGATAACGAATTCACCCTGGACCCGGCGCTGCGCAAGCAGTTCTGTGCAGAAGCCGAGGCCCTGTGCGTGAAGTATCCGATCGCTGACTACCTGGCCAACTGACGCCGCGGCCAGCACCCCGGCAAACATGGCACGGCGGTCCGAGGATCGCCGTGCTCGGAAAATGCGAACTCTAAGGAGAGAGAAACCATGACGGACAAAATCAAGTATGTCGCCATCAATGGCTCGGAGCGGGTGGATGGCAACAATGCCAGGGCACTGGAGTGGGCAGCCGAGTACCTGGAGAAGCAGGATGTGATCCTCGAGGTCTTTTCACTGGCCAGCGCCAAGATCGACCCCTGTGGGGCCTGCGGCGACTGCAACTTTCGCAACGAGCCTTGCGCGCAGAAGGATGACGCCGCCCGTGCCGTGCGACTCATGGAAGAGAGCGATGGCGTGATCTTTGCCTGCGCGGTCCATGGCTTTGGCGCAACCCCATTGATGTCGGCGTTCCTGGAACGGGTCGGAACCGGATTCCTGCGCCACGATCGCACCCTCACCAACAAGGTCGCCGGGGTCATGGTGACTGGCCGGCGCATGGGGCACGTGGAGGTCTACAACCAGATGCTCCAGTGCGCCCTGCTCAACCGCATGATCATGGTCGGCTACGGCTTCCCGGCGATGCTGGTGGGCGACAAGAAAGGCGAAGTCCTGGGCGACAAGGAAGGCATGGAAATGCTGCGCCGGATGCTCGATCGCATGGTCTCCATGACCCGCCTGCTGCGCGAGCACGAACGGCTCACAGGCCAGCCGGTACTGCAGGTCTCGGTGCCCGGGGAGCGCCATCGCGAGGGCACGGACGGCAAGTTCTTCGTTCCGGCCAAGTCCGACATGTACCAGGCCAAGGCCGCCCA
It contains:
- a CDS encoding DegT/DnrJ/EryC1/StrS family aminotransferase; amino-acid sequence: MQGRSPDRLCHGQVQVAQGPADGLWRAREADRLPCSSWLAQFYRRRHGVLLGSGTAALELALRQLGAATTWRVAVPAATCHQVVAAVLNVGAVPVIIENAAELLLSREALAPHVNGLDAVIAVHQYGLPCDIPALRRLLGEQLPIIEDSAGAWDLDRPGASRVITSLGHGKALDIGGGGALFGDTPVDGDIDVWSPGQRARAFPASSPALSIHALPALMPAIARAQARSQRLRQQMPGLLARLRDYGLEPWAVEGSPTLNGQFIPIRTRELPLFERLRYSPHADALGVCAPASAALRELPMLRNRGEVAQGPQTSLELHRNWVLLDPLAALDHPGHLDAWAGDSR
- a CDS encoding DJ-1/PfpI family protein is translated as MVRAVTILTENFSDWEPALINSTGRAYYGFDTRFAAPGGKQLTSSGGMIIVPNLAIEAIDLEEVDLLIVTGGPIWKTDQAPEIEALVRSAHAKKIVVAGICDGTRVLAQAGVLDHLQHTSNSAENLKQVHYRGADYYEDVPYAVADHGVVTAPGSAPVSFMAQILNTLGLNDQKLDAYLAMHAAEHIHC
- a CDS encoding alpha/beta fold hydrolase, which produces MTENIQFDEQILADEVARVSAIFAEVLKLPHVGQADNFFNLGGDSFDAIRVMSRLSCNLPIVTLFEHPTATDLARRILSEATRQAARLVCFGDAQAAAGATAVVAVPFGGGDATAYRNLFQGQQEVQVFGVDFGDFEVEDASDFHALLDTLATQIEGIGAKRLVIYGHCAGAATAACLASSMADSHKGLSLVVAASRPVLDADAAIRAAEVTSDQTWTDYLRSLGAFTGLLDTQVESMLARGRRDHLVACEAYRYLAQYPARDVPALVLLGDQDPATAEPETVLEHWSQFIDVTQAATLAGGGHYFVRTHAHEVEETVLAFAAHNTNGRDSKQ
- the glyA gene encoding serine hydroxymethyltransferase; its protein translation is MTVNHQPLLTQADLLKRGLADLQEHDAELAQILDAEVARQQRTLSLVASCCAVKPRTLAASSSVLVNVTAEGVPGRRYHAGCENVDLVESLAIQRARQLFGAQYAGVQSHSASSANYSVLAALLEPGDTLLGMALDNGGHLTHGSPVTFSGTYYNAIGYGTTKEGLIDYDEVRRLALEHRPRLIICGATAYSRVVDFDRFRRIADEAGAILMADISHIAGLVATGRHPSPIDAAHVTTTCTHKQLAGPRGGLILSGRDANEKVPGRDVTFARVLELAVFPRMQGAPAVNMMAAKAAALGYAMTPEFDAEMQRIRDAADVMASEFQARDYEVVGGRSENHTILIRLRANMTGAIAEAALEHCGIVVNKNRIPGETRSSFVTSGLRIGTGALAQRHIDAQGCRQIVDLLCRILDQVTPQGDNEFTLDPALRKQFCAEAEALCVKYPIADYLAN
- a CDS encoding flavodoxin family protein gives rise to the protein MTDKIKYVAINGSERVDGNNARALEWAAEYLEKQDVILEVFSLASAKIDPCGACGDCNFRNEPCAQKDDAARAVRLMEESDGVIFACAVHGFGATPLMSAFLERVGTGFLRHDRTLTNKVAGVMVTGRRMGHVEVYNQMLQCALLNRMIMVGYGFPAMLVGDKKGEVLGDKEGMEMLRRMLDRMVSMTRLLREHERLTGQPVLQVSVPGERHREGTDGKFFVPAKSDMYQAKAAQHCNFDVVGD